The Winogradskyella schleiferi genome has a window encoding:
- a CDS encoding helix-turn-helix domain-containing protein — protein sequence MVNQFILIEFGNRVRHLRTQAGLSQEKLSFLTGFHRTYIGMIERGERNISLTNILVFAKAFEMDVSELIDFKKQNTKLSFNDYELKVNK from the coding sequence ATGGTAAATCAATTCATACTTATAGAATTTGGTAATCGAGTTCGACACTTAAGAACTCAAGCAGGACTAAGCCAAGAGAAATTATCTTTTTTAACAGGTTTTCATAGAACATATATTGGAATGATTGAACGTGGCGAGCGTAATATTTCACTTACTAATATTTTGGTATTTGCTAAAGCTTTTGAAATGGATGTATCTGAATTGATAGATTTCAAAAAACAAAATACTAAACTTAGTTTTAATGATTATGAATTAAAAGTTAATAAATAA
- a CDS encoding aspartate kinase, whose product MLVYKFGGTSVGSVINMNHVKDIINTKGKKIVVLSAMSGTTNALVEISGLIKVKEVSQAKHKISQLHHSYKSTVNDLITDKTLRSEVSSYVTSIFDALLDAASQPHSTLLHNTIVANGELLSTFMFSRLLQQEGLKATLLPALEFMRIDRTNEPDNFYIKQNLERLINQSQDSDIYITQGFICLDAEGQITNLQRGGSDYTATIIGAALEVEEVQIWTDIDGFHNNDPRFVNNTTALSHLSYDEAAELAYFGAKILHPQTVMPVRSLDIPLRLKNTMAPNAHGTLITNQIHGEGIKAIAAKDGITAIKIKSVRMLLAHGFLKKVFEVFEKYETSIDMITTSEIAVSLTIDDTTHLESITEELEKFATVEIDDYMSIVCLVGNQIIYHPDTPQLFQVLQDVNVRMIAYGGSNNNISLLVNSSDKLETLQKLQRYVFEGTVVSV is encoded by the coding sequence ATGTTAGTCTATAAATTTGGAGGCACTTCTGTAGGTTCTGTCATTAATATGAACCACGTAAAAGATATCATCAATACTAAAGGTAAAAAGATAGTCGTCCTTTCTGCCATGTCTGGAACCACCAATGCTTTGGTAGAGATTTCAGGATTGATAAAGGTCAAGGAAGTGTCGCAGGCGAAACATAAAATCAGTCAACTTCACCATAGTTATAAGTCCACAGTAAACGATTTAATTACCGACAAAACCTTACGTAGCGAGGTCAGTTCCTATGTCACTTCGATTTTCGATGCGTTATTGGATGCTGCCAGTCAGCCGCACTCTACATTATTGCACAATACTATTGTGGCCAATGGCGAGTTGTTGTCCACGTTTATGTTTAGCCGACTATTACAACAAGAAGGTTTAAAAGCCACCTTGCTGCCAGCTTTAGAATTTATGCGTATAGACCGCACCAACGAACCCGATAATTTCTACATCAAACAAAATTTAGAGCGTCTTATTAATCAATCCCAAGACAGCGATATTTATATCACACAAGGGTTTATTTGTTTGGATGCCGAAGGGCAAATTACCAACTTACAACGTGGCGGAAGCGATTACACAGCTACCATCATTGGTGCAGCACTTGAAGTCGAAGAAGTCCAAATCTGGACCGACATCGACGGCTTCCATAACAACGATCCACGTTTTGTAAATAATACCACAGCCTTATCGCATTTATCTTATGATGAAGCTGCGGAATTGGCCTATTTTGGTGCTAAAATTTTACATCCACAAACCGTAATGCCAGTACGTAGTTTAGACATTCCATTGCGACTTAAAAACACGATGGCGCCTAACGCACATGGGACTTTAATTACCAACCAAATTCATGGTGAAGGCATAAAAGCCATTGCCGCCAAAGATGGGATTACAGCCATAAAAATAAAGTCGGTACGTATGTTGTTGGCTCACGGTTTTTTAAAGAAAGTCTTTGAGGTCTTTGAAAAATACGAAACCTCCATTGATATGATTACCACGTCTGAAATCGCCGTTTCCCTAACCATTGACGACACCACACATTTAGAGTCCATCACAGAAGAACTCGAAAAATTCGCCACCGTAGAGATTGACGATTATATGAGTATCGTTTGCTTGGTTGGTAATCAAATTATTTACCATCCAGATACACCACAGTTATTCCAAGTGCTACAAGATGTTAATGTCCGTATGATTGCCTATGGCGGCAGTAACAATAACATTTCACTTTTGGTAAATTCTAGTGATAAGTTGGAAACTTTGCAGAAGTTACAGCGTTATGTTTTTGAGGGTACGGTTGTGAGCGTTTAA
- a CDS encoding alpha/beta fold hydrolase: protein MTLDYKNSTINYTTEGKGEALVLLHGFLETLEMWNDFIPEFSQTHQVICIDLLGHGKTGCLGYVHTMEAMAEAVFAVLEHLNIETAYFVGHSMGGYVTLALAEKHPELFKGLCLMNSTFEADDDEKKQLRTRANAMAKTNFQNLVRMSFVNLFAPESKDTFKNDVIDALQIALQTPVQGYIAASEGMKLRPNRFEILKNLKTKRLIIIGSKDGLIDGNNLINQIEHTAIEFVAFSEGHMSHIENKSELTYNLLHFIEN, encoded by the coding sequence ATGACTTTAGATTACAAAAACAGTACAATTAACTATACCACTGAAGGTAAAGGAGAAGCTCTTGTTTTACTTCACGGTTTTCTTGAAACCTTAGAGATGTGGAACGATTTTATTCCTGAATTTTCACAAACCCATCAAGTGATTTGCATCGATTTGTTGGGCCATGGTAAAACTGGTTGTTTGGGTTATGTGCACACAATGGAAGCTATGGCGGAAGCTGTTTTTGCTGTTTTGGAACATCTAAATATTGAAACTGCATATTTTGTTGGGCATTCCATGGGCGGTTATGTAACCTTGGCTTTGGCCGAAAAGCACCCTGAATTATTTAAAGGTCTGTGTTTAATGAACTCCACTTTTGAAGCCGATGATGATGAAAAGAAACAACTGCGTACGCGTGCCAATGCCATGGCCAAAACAAATTTTCAAAATTTAGTACGTATGTCTTTCGTAAATTTATTTGCACCCGAAAGTAAGGATACTTTTAAAAATGACGTTATAGATGCTTTGCAAATTGCATTGCAAACACCAGTACAAGGTTACATCGCAGCTTCAGAAGGCATGAAATTAAGACCCAATCGCTTTGAGATTTTAAAAAATTTGAAAACTAAGCGGCTAATTATTATCGGTAGTAAAGATGGTTTAATTGATGGTAATAATCTTATCAATCAAATTGAACATACGGCAATTGAATTTGTAGCGTTTTCAGAAGGACATATGAGTCATATTGAGAATAAATCAGAATTAACTTACAATTTATTACATTTCATCGAAAATTAA
- a CDS encoding serine hydrolase, producing MFLKRLFTAALIVSAFLLNAQIEEQQLDNLIKETLTTFDVPGISVGIYKDGEIVYAKGHGVRSLTNKKEMNAETLVGVASNSKGFTCFALAMMVDAGKLNWDDKVRQHIPEFQLHDSWVTDNFTVRDLVTHRSGMGLGAGDLMFFPEGSDFTVDDVIKNVKYLEPETSFRSKFAYNNNMFIIAGEVLKRVSGLSWEEFIETKIMKPVGMTSSKAAYNRVTDKSNIIDAHTMADGKVIQIPHDWSELANPAGGIMSNVPDMLTWAEFLMNDAVTKDGERILSEKQFHELWQLQTPLKVYPNDSYDSNFKGYGLGWFVADVKGGHKQVYHTGGLLGTVTQFTMIPDLDLAIVVLTNQMNGSAFNTITNTIKDSYLGYDNRDWIEKYGKRNADYIKYNDSIKAEVYSKVEKAQKLKTLPKPEHIVGTYTDDWFGDVIISHDANKGYVIKSKRSSRLFGELLPLNATTFVAKWNNRSYDADVYVQFAFNEKEEAVSATMKYIAPITDFSFDFHDLELQKTE from the coding sequence ATGTTTTTAAAACGACTATTTACTGCAGCACTTATTGTTTCGGCTTTTCTATTAAACGCTCAAATTGAAGAACAACAACTTGATAATCTTATCAAGGAAACCCTAACCACTTTTGATGTGCCTGGCATTTCAGTTGGTATTTATAAGGATGGAGAAATTGTGTATGCCAAAGGTCATGGTGTACGATCCTTGACCAATAAAAAAGAGATGAATGCTGAAACCTTAGTCGGTGTTGCTTCAAACAGTAAAGGGTTTACTTGTTTTGCATTAGCGATGATGGTTGATGCTGGCAAATTAAATTGGGACGATAAAGTAAGGCAGCATATTCCGGAATTTCAATTACACGATTCTTGGGTAACTGACAATTTCACGGTTCGGGATTTGGTAACGCACAGAAGTGGCATGGGTTTAGGCGCGGGCGATTTAATGTTTTTTCCTGAAGGCAGTGATTTTACGGTTGACGATGTTATTAAGAATGTAAAATATTTGGAACCAGAAACCTCATTCAGAAGTAAATTCGCTTACAATAATAATATGTTCATTATTGCGGGTGAAGTTTTAAAACGGGTCAGCGGTCTGTCTTGGGAAGAATTTATTGAAACCAAAATTATGAAACCGGTTGGGATGACCAGTAGTAAAGCCGCTTACAACAGAGTTACCGATAAATCGAATATTATTGATGCGCATACCATGGCTGACGGAAAAGTCATCCAGATTCCACACGATTGGAGCGAACTGGCCAATCCTGCAGGAGGCATAATGAGCAACGTCCCAGATATGTTGACTTGGGCAGAATTTTTAATGAACGATGCGGTAACAAAAGATGGTGAACGTATATTAAGTGAAAAACAGTTTCATGAGCTTTGGCAATTACAGACCCCTTTAAAGGTTTATCCTAACGATTCGTATGACTCTAATTTTAAGGGATATGGTTTAGGTTGGTTTGTTGCAGACGTCAAAGGCGGCCATAAACAAGTGTATCACACAGGTGGTTTATTGGGTACGGTTACACAGTTTACCATGATTCCGGATTTGGATTTAGCCATTGTGGTGTTGACCAACCAAATGAACGGTTCAGCTTTTAACACCATTACCAACACTATTAAAGATTCGTATTTAGGATATGACAATAGAGATTGGATTGAAAAATATGGAAAGCGAAACGCAGATTACATTAAGTATAACGATAGTATAAAAGCAGAAGTGTACTCTAAAGTTGAAAAAGCCCAAAAATTAAAAACCTTACCGAAACCAGAACATATTGTGGGCACGTACACCGACGATTGGTTTGGGGACGTGATTATTTCACACGATGCAAATAAAGGGTATGTGATAAAGAGTAAACGTTCGTCCAGATTGTTTGGCGAGTTATTGCCCTTAAATGCGACCACTTTTGTTGCCAAATGGAACAATAGAAGTTATGACGCAGATGTCTATGTGCAATTTGCCTTTAATGAAAAGGAAGAAGCTGTTTCAGCCACCATGAAATATATTGCGCCAATTACCGATTTTAGTTTTGATTTTCATGATTTGGAACTTCAAAAAACTGAATAA
- a CDS encoding HesB/IscA family protein, which produces MIKVSETAKKKVVELMNDDGFNPTTDFVRVGVKSGGCSGLSYDLKFDNSRAEDDKVFEDNGVKIIVDKKSFLYLIGTTLEYSGGLNGAGFVFNNPNANRTCGCGESFSL; this is translated from the coding sequence ATGATAAAAGTTTCTGAAACAGCTAAAAAGAAAGTCGTAGAACTGATGAATGACGATGGCTTTAACCCAACTACAGATTTTGTTAGAGTTGGTGTAAAAAGTGGTGGTTGCTCTGGTTTGTCTTACGATTTAAAGTTTGATAACTCACGAGCCGAAGACGATAAGGTTTTTGAAGATAATGGTGTAAAAATCATTGTGGACAAAAAGAGCTTTCTATACCTTATTGGTACCACTTTAGAATATTCTGGTGGCTTAAACGGAGCCGGCTTTGTCTTTAATAACCCAAATGCGAACCGCACTTGTGGTTGCGGAGAGAGCTTTTCGCTGTAA
- a CDS encoding aminopeptidase P family protein gives MKYNPINNQLFIKNRKNFMAQMVPNSLAVFNSNDIYPIGADSTIPFQQDRNIFYLSGVDQEESILVLFPDCPNPKHREILFLTETNPHIAVWEGEKLTKEKALETAGIKTVYWLDDFDKIMKEIMSQADTIYINTNEHYRANVATETREARFNKKIKAEFPAHKVEKSNPILQRLRSVKDPLELDLIQEACNITEKGFRRILDFVKPGIWEYNIEAEFMHEFLNNRSRGFAYTPIVASGNNANVLHYIENNQQCKAGDLILLDVGAEYANYASDMSRTIPVSGQFTKRQKEVYNAVNRVKNEATKLLVPGAIWADYHVEVGKLMTSELIGLGLLDKADVQNEDKDWPAYKKYFMHGTSHHMGLDTHDYGILHEPMKTNMVFTVEPGIYIPDEGFGIRLEDDVVIQEEGEPFNLMRHIPIEADEIEEIMNG, from the coding sequence ATGAAATACAATCCCATAAACAATCAACTTTTTATAAAAAACCGCAAAAATTTTATGGCTCAAATGGTGCCAAATAGTTTAGCCGTATTTAATTCTAACGATATTTATCCCATTGGTGCCGACAGTACGATACCTTTTCAACAAGACCGTAATATATTTTACTTAAGTGGTGTAGACCAGGAAGAAAGCATCTTGGTACTTTTTCCAGATTGTCCAAATCCAAAACACCGGGAAATTTTATTTTTAACCGAAACGAACCCACATATTGCAGTTTGGGAAGGTGAAAAACTAACCAAGGAAAAAGCACTTGAAACAGCGGGAATAAAAACGGTGTATTGGCTTGATGATTTCGACAAAATCATGAAGGAAATTATGTCACAAGCAGACACCATTTACATCAATACCAATGAACATTATCGTGCCAATGTTGCCACGGAAACCCGTGAAGCACGTTTTAATAAAAAGATCAAGGCAGAGTTCCCAGCGCATAAAGTGGAAAAAAGCAATCCTATTTTGCAACGTTTACGTTCGGTAAAAGATCCTTTGGAACTCGACCTTATACAAGAAGCTTGTAATATCACGGAAAAAGGATTTCGGAGAATTTTGGACTTTGTAAAACCAGGCATTTGGGAGTATAATATTGAAGCCGAGTTTATGCACGAGTTTTTAAACAACCGCTCAAGAGGATTTGCATACACACCAATTGTCGCTTCTGGTAACAATGCCAATGTGTTGCATTATATTGAAAACAACCAGCAATGTAAAGCTGGTGATTTAATTCTATTGGATGTTGGTGCAGAATACGCCAACTATGCCAGTGATATGAGTAGAACCATTCCTGTTTCGGGTCAATTTACCAAACGCCAAAAAGAGGTTTATAACGCCGTGAATCGTGTAAAAAACGAAGCCACAAAACTATTGGTTCCAGGCGCTATTTGGGCCGATTACCATGTGGAAGTTGGCAAATTAATGACTTCAGAATTAATAGGCCTTGGTTTACTGGACAAAGCCGATGTGCAAAATGAAGACAAAGATTGGCCGGCCTACAAAAAATATTTTATGCATGGCACCTCGCACCATATGGGATTAGATACGCATGATTACGGCATACTTCACGAACCTATGAAAACCAATATGGTCTTTACCGTAGAACCTGGTATTTATATTCCGGATGAAGGTTTTGGCATCCGTTTGGAAGATGACGTGGTGATACAAGAAGAGGGCGAACCGTTTAATTTGATGCGTCATATTCCTATTGAGGCTGATGAGATTGAGGAGATAATGAATGGTTAA
- the sufB gene encoding Fe-S cluster assembly protein SufB has protein sequence MSKYTEDDLREELKTKEYEYGFYTDIESDTFPIGLNEEIVIAISKKKEEPEWMTAWRLEAFKVWKEMTEPDWANVHYEKPDFQAISYYSAPNSKPKYDSIDEVDPELLATFEKLGISLDEQKKLAGVAMDVVVDSVSVATTFKKTLGEKGIIFMSISEAIKEHPELVRKHLGTVVPQKDNFYAALNSAVFSDGSFCYIPKGVRCPMELSTYFRINQAGTGQFERTLVIADEGSYVSYLEGCTAPSRDENQLHAAVVELIALDDAEIKYSTVQNWYPGNAEGKGGVFNFVTKRGLCEKNAKISWTQVETGSAVTWKYPSCILKGDNSVGEFYSIAVTNNYQQADTGTKMVHLGKNTKSTIISKGISAGHSQNSYRGLVQINSRAENARNFSQCDSLLMGNECGAHTFPYIEAKNKSAMIEHEATTSKIGEDQIFYCNQRGIDTEKAIALIVNGFSKEVLNKLPMEFAVEAQKLLEISLEGSVG, from the coding sequence ATGAGTAAATATACTGAAGACGACCTTAGAGAAGAATTAAAAACCAAAGAATACGAATACGGTTTTTATACAGATATTGAATCTGACACCTTTCCTATTGGTTTGAATGAAGAGATTGTTATTGCCATTTCCAAGAAAAAAGAAGAACCGGAATGGATGACGGCTTGGCGATTGGAAGCGTTTAAAGTTTGGAAGGAAATGACTGAGCCAGATTGGGCAAATGTTCATTATGAAAAGCCAGATTTTCAAGCGATTTCCTATTATTCAGCACCCAACAGTAAACCAAAATACGATAGTATTGATGAAGTGGACCCAGAATTATTGGCGACTTTTGAAAAATTAGGTATTTCATTAGACGAGCAAAAGAAATTAGCTGGCGTAGCCATGGATGTCGTTGTTGATTCTGTTTCAGTAGCAACAACCTTCAAAAAGACTTTAGGCGAAAAAGGAATTATCTTTATGAGTATTTCTGAAGCTATAAAGGAACATCCAGAATTGGTTAGGAAACATCTTGGAACTGTAGTGCCACAAAAAGATAATTTTTACGCAGCATTGAATTCTGCCGTATTTAGTGATGGTTCATTCTGTTATATTCCAAAAGGCGTTCGTTGTCCGATGGAATTATCAACCTATTTTAGAATCAACCAAGCAGGAACAGGTCAGTTTGAAAGAACGCTTGTTATCGCTGACGAAGGCAGTTATGTCTCTTATCTAGAAGGTTGTACTGCACCAAGTAGAGATGAAAACCAATTACACGCAGCTGTAGTAGAATTAATTGCTCTTGACGATGCGGAAATAAAATATTCAACCGTTCAGAATTGGTATCCAGGAAATGCCGAAGGAAAAGGTGGTGTTTTCAACTTCGTTACTAAAAGAGGTCTTTGTGAGAAAAACGCGAAAATTTCTTGGACACAGGTGGAAACTGGTTCTGCAGTCACATGGAAATACCCTTCTTGCATATTAAAAGGCGACAATTCGGTGGGCGAATTTTATTCTATTGCTGTAACTAATAATTACCAGCAAGCAGACACAGGCACCAAAATGGTTCATTTGGGTAAAAACACCAAGTCAACAATTATATCCAAAGGAATTTCTGCAGGTCATTCCCAAAATTCATATCGCGGATTGGTACAAATCAACTCCAGAGCAGAAAATGCACGTAATTTTTCGCAATGTGATAGCTTACTCATGGGCAATGAATGTGGCGCACACACCTTTCCTTACATAGAAGCAAAAAATAAAAGTGCTATGATTGAGCACGAAGCAACCACAAGTAAGATTGGTGAAGATCAAATTTTCTATTGTAACCAAAGAGGTATTGACACTGAAAAAGCTATTGCACTAATCGTGAATGGATTCAGTAAGGAAGTCCTTAATAAATTACCAATGGAATTTGCTGTGGAAGCACAAAAATTATTGGAAATTAGCCTTGAGGGCTCAGTAGGATAA
- the thiL gene encoding thiamine-phosphate kinase, which yields MIEDKNPQRTPLSELGEFKLIEHLTEHFKVTQKSTVKSIGDDAAVLNFGKKQVVVSTDLLVEGVHFDLSYAPLKHLGYKAIVVNLSDIYAMNAVATQVTVSIAVSNRFPLEALEELYDGISTAAEIYNVDVIGGDTTSSTSGLIISVTAIGEVDKGNEVLRSGAKPNDLIVVTGDVGGAFMGLQVLEREKEVFKVNPNNQPDLSMYTYIIERQLKPEARKDIVELLKQLEVKPTSMIDVSDGISSEIIHLCKQSKVGADIYETKIPLDPQVISTCEEFNLDSTTIALNGGEDYELLMTIAQDDFPKIKGNPNLTVIGYITEEDRGMHLVTRAEEKIPIIAKGWNALKNQA from the coding sequence ATGATAGAAGATAAAAATCCACAGCGAACCCCTTTAAGCGAATTAGGCGAATTTAAACTGATAGAACATTTGACGGAACACTTTAAAGTGACCCAAAAATCTACCGTAAAAAGTATTGGCGACGATGCTGCTGTTTTAAATTTTGGTAAAAAACAAGTTGTTGTCTCTACAGATCTATTAGTGGAAGGCGTGCATTTTGATTTGAGTTACGCACCTTTAAAACACTTGGGCTATAAGGCGATTGTAGTCAACCTTTCGGATATTTATGCCATGAATGCTGTTGCCACGCAGGTTACGGTTTCAATAGCTGTTTCTAATCGTTTCCCTCTGGAGGCACTTGAAGAATTGTACGATGGAATTTCCACAGCAGCAGAAATTTACAATGTCGATGTAATCGGTGGCGATACTACGTCTTCAACTTCTGGATTGATAATTTCCGTGACAGCGATTGGTGAAGTTGACAAAGGCAACGAAGTGTTACGTTCTGGAGCAAAACCTAATGATTTAATCGTAGTGACAGGTGATGTTGGTGGTGCTTTTATGGGCTTACAGGTTTTGGAGCGCGAAAAGGAAGTCTTTAAAGTGAACCCAAATAACCAACCCGATTTATCCATGTACACTTATATTATTGAGCGACAACTTAAACCGGAAGCACGCAAGGATATTGTAGAATTACTTAAGCAATTGGAAGTAAAACCGACTAGTATGATAGATGTTAGCGACGGCATTTCCTCTGAAATCATCCATTTATGTAAGCAAAGTAAGGTTGGTGCAGATATTTACGAAACTAAGATTCCTTTAGATCCGCAGGTGATTTCAACTTGTGAGGAATTTAATTTAGACAGTACTACAATTGCATTAAATGGTGGTGAGGATTACGAATTATTAATGACCATTGCCCAAGACGATTTTCCTAAAATAAAAGGCAACCCGAACTTAACGGTTATTGGCTATATAACGGAAGAAGACAGAGGTATGCATTTAGTAACAAGAGCGGAAGAAAAGATTCCGATTATAGCTAAAGGTTGGAATGCGCTTAAAAATCAAGCATAA
- a CDS encoding four helix bundle protein has translation MATVKQFEDLEIWKLARVLCKEINKIANATGLRTDYKLYSQIDGSSGSVMDNIAEGFERNGNKEFIQFLSIAKASCGETRSQLYRVLDRNYVSNDEFMVLKDQTMVLSRMIGGFMNYLKKSDLKGSKYKAD, from the coding sequence ATGGCAACAGTAAAGCAGTTTGAAGATTTAGAAATATGGAAATTAGCTCGAGTTCTTTGCAAAGAAATAAATAAGATTGCAAATGCCACAGGATTAAGAACAGATTACAAACTATATAGCCAAATAGATGGTTCATCAGGTTCCGTCATGGATAATATTGCAGAGGGGTTTGAAAGAAACGGAAATAAAGAATTTATACAATTTCTATCTATCGCAAAAGCATCATGTGGAGAAACAAGATCCCAATTGTACAGGGTTTTAGATAGAAATTATGTGAGTAATGATGAGTTCATGGTGCTCAAGGACCAAACCATGGTATTGAGCAGAATGATTGGAGGATTTATGAACTACCTAAAAAAAAGTGATTTAAAGGGAAGCAAGTACAAAGCAGACTAG